Genomic DNA from Perca flavescens isolate YP-PL-M2 chromosome 14, PFLA_1.0, whole genome shotgun sequence:
tgtgacgtcacactcgagctactagtggcgattacaagacaaaaagaacgcaccataggCTACACAGCGCCTCTCCTTGGTAAAGTGACCTGTGATAATGTATTTTACGGTGTAATATAGAAAACTAACTATTGACTAGACGACTTGTTTCCCTCCTGTTAAAATAACCCCCTCCGTTGTTAGGTTTCGTTCAGGTAGGGGGAAAACACATTGACGGGTGGACAGTCTTCCGACACAACTCGTCGTTTCCACCTAAATGGTTACTAGGCTAGTTTTAGCATCAGCTGTAACAACAGGGACAGAGTGTGCTATGCTGTGATGACCAACAGCAAACAGGCTCACTGGGGACACTactgaaaacacaaacatagaACCCCTCTTTACATCACAGTGAAGTAAAAGGCATTTTGTTTAAAATGCTAAATCCCTCATCGCCGTTCACAGCCTTTTGTCCTTTACCTCCTAccccgtttgtttgtgtgtgcgttgtgTGCAGGATTATGAGTTGAACTTTGGCCTGTGGGAGAAACATGTGGACAACAGTTGGCATGGTGGAGTGGCCACCATTAAATCCTGTCCAGGGGCAGAAGTGTGGGGGGTAATCTGGACTTTGAGCAACGAAAACCTCCCGAGCCTAGACAagtgagacacacaaacacacagctgtctTTCTGTTCATGTTTGTCACTTTAACCAACCACTGCGTGGTTCTTCTCATTGTCCTCAGCCAGGAAGGGGTGAGTCAGGGAAAGTACTCTCCACTGGAGGTTTCAGTGGAGACTGAAAATGGACTCATGCTCTGCAGGTCTTACCAGATGAACAATTTCCACGCCTGCCCTCCCTCTCCTCAGTACAAACaggtgtgtgcatgtaaacacaaacaGGTCCAAAGACAACACACTTGATATACTATGCAATAAATGATACATTACAATTCACATAGTCCAATGGTTTTGTGATTAAATTCTCTGTTTTATGTAAGGTGGTGTGTCTGGGTGCAGAGCAGAATGGACTTCCAGGGGATTACCTGAAGAGGCTGAAGGCCATTCAAACCAACAACTACACTGGCCCCTCAATCCTTGATCAAATCCAAACGGTCAAGTAGAGATTGAAAGTTCACATTCTTTACTCTTTGAAAACACCGGTTGACAAAAACAGCCTCACCACAAGGTCCATCTAGTAGTTGTTCTGAGAATAATGAGCAGAATAGTAACAATAAAATACAGTGTAGCTATTAAGCTCATTCATTCACTTTTCAGCAGTTGCAGGAGCATTAGACGGCATTTTATTCTCCATTATAACTAATCATGCAAGTAATAGTtttataataattaaattataaaaatgttaatatGTAATGGTACTGAAAACAGATCTGTTTAACAGACTGTGGGAAAAGCTATAACTGGAccttacattttcttttaaagaaacaTTTCTAAAGGTTAAAACTGAATCTGCAACCCTGTGAGGCCAGACGTTTGTAATGCATGGCCATAATGAGACATGTGGCTGTGCCACAACACATACCTCATCTTTTATTTTGAGCCGCCGTCGAACAatttatgcattttattttagagCCATCACAATTGAAGACTCAAAATGTATGCGACAGGCAGAATATCCTTACATTTTATTAGTTTTCAGGGGAATAATAAACTGGTGAAACACACTCAAGACTTCCTTCTGCTCAGCATTTATTCTGCCTTTAACCAATATGTTCTATTTCTGCTGGTAAGGAATAAAGACTGGCTGAAGTTTTGCATTATTTTCCAGGTCCTTCAGTTacaggtgagaaaaaaaaaaaatggggtgctttaacaaatatttaatTACAATGACTGAATCATTTATGTAAAAGGAAACCACTTTATTTGTTACAACACAGTGGCATTGGACAGAATGATAATTTGTAGGCCTACTTTTCCTAACATTTGTCGGTCATCTAGGAATTATAAAATATGtgtaagtacaaaaaaaaaacggtccGGAGAAAAGAATATGGTGAACACCCAATAACTTGTTTATATTTTGTTGAATCTAGGTCAATTTCCAAAAGCAAATATGTATACTTCACAATGGCACAAATCATAATTTcatttgacaaaacaaaaaaaggttcaTGCAAGCAACATGGTCAGAGATGTATAGTAACCAAGAATACAGAAAcctgaaaacaaacatttgtacATTCTTAAGAATTTGGCTTCAAAACTGCAAGATGAACATTCACCTTCTACAGGAGTTGGTGAGCaagaaataatacattttaaaatcagtttaaatgtagggggagggggggggtgttcatctaaaagtaaaaagaaaataaaactgcaaaaacaggtccatgtgtgtgtggataggggggtataaaagaaaaagcataatataatgtaaaccAAGTCTATTTTAAAGTGTGCACTTAAGTCTTGATATTAGCAGACTAGCATGATGTAGGAATCACAATTTTGTACAAAATGGGCTTAAATAAAGGGGGGCAAGAAGAGCAGAAAATCAGTGCTTGAGTTGAAGTTGGTAGCCATTGTCGAATGAAAGATTGAAACCAGCTAAATACTGTTGCCACTCAACAGTCTGACACCATTATATCTTGCAGACCGTGCATCTGTATCTTAATTATGTTCTCTGCATTCATGTGGAAATTGGGATATGGACCACTAACAATTTACTGAAGTCAAACAAAACACTACTGATGTGGTCTACATTAAGAGACTGAGCACACAGGTAACTGCATGGTGAACTGGTCTAGCGACTGTCAACACAAAAGGCCATCATTAAAGTATCTAGGTTGTTATCTTGTAATCTGGGTTTTAAATTAGGGACATCTGCATTTGTTCCACACATTTCTTAACTCAATTTCATCTGCTCCACCTGTTCCCCATCCGTAACTTTCTCATTTCCACTTTCATCCATTGGTTCTCGGCCACCCTCACTGTTTTCCATCTGCTCCGTTGAATC
This window encodes:
- the ggcta gene encoding gamma-glutamylcyclotransferase a gives rise to the protein MSVANGRFMFFAFRSTGYLCLLSRLAVFCPVLLSLPTGNHGYQNMSVANGRFMYFAFGSNLLKERLQLANPSATFFTTGRLKDYELNFGLWEKHVDNSWHGGVATIKSCPGAEVWGVIWTLSNENLPSLDNQEGVSQGKYSPLEVSVETENGLMLCRSYQMNNFHACPPSPQYKQVVCLGAEQNGLPGDYLKRLKAIQTNNYTGPSILDQIQTVK